In Doryrhamphus excisus isolate RoL2022-K1 chromosome 7, RoL_Dexc_1.0, whole genome shotgun sequence, one genomic interval encodes:
- the LOC131131859 gene encoding aldo-keto reductase family 1 member D1-like: MNPNAASHSVPLSDGTRMPLIGLGTYADPRTTPKETAYKAVKLAIETGYRHIDGALVYFNEHEVGQAIRDKIADGTVKRQDIFYCGKLWNTFHPPELVRHALEKTLKTLQLDYVDLYIVEMPTAFKPGDNFYPKDADGKHIYHETDLCATWEAMEACKDAGLVKSLGVSNFNKRQLELLLNKPDLKHKPVSNQVECHPYFTQPKLLEYCRNNDIVIVGYSPLGTSRDASWVNLTCPPLLEDELLVSLATKYNKTPAQVALRFNMQRGVAVIPKSFSPHRIKENFQIFDFCLSEEDMKAIEGLNKNIRFVELLMWSDHPEYPFHDDY, encoded by the exons atgaacCCGAATGCTGCAAGTCACTCCGTCCCTCTTAGTGACGGGACTAGAATGCCATTGATAGGACTGGGAACATACGCAGATCCCCGCACG acCCCTAAAGAGACAGCATATAAGGCTGTGAAACTGGCTATAGAAACAGGATACAGACACATTGATGGAGCTTTGGTTTACTTCAATGAACATGAGGTTGGACAAGCAATAAGGGACAAAATAGCTGATGGAACTGTGAAAAGACAGGATATCTTCTACTGTGGAAAG CTGTGGAACACATTCCATCCACCAGAACTGGTCCGGCATGCTTTGGAGAAAACCTTGAAGACATTGCAACTGGATTATGTTGATTTATACATTGTTGAGATGCCCACAGCGTTTAAG CCAGGAGATAACTTCTACCCAAAAGATGCGGACGGGAAGCACATTTATCATGAGACGGATCTTTGTGCAACTTGGGAA GCTATGGAGGCATGCAAAGACGCAGGGTTGGTGAAATCTCTCGGAGTGTCCAACTTTAACAAGAGACAGTTGGAGTTACTCCTCAACAAGCCAGACCTGAAACACAAACCGGTGTCAAACCAG GTTGAATGCCATCCTTATTTCACTCAACCGAAGTTGCTGGAGTACTGCAGGAATAATGACATTGTCATTGTGGGATACAGCCCATTAGGGACATCTAGAGATGCATCCTG GGTTAACTTAACCTGCCCCCCACTCTTGGAGGATGAGCTACTTGTGTCATTGGCTACAAAGTACAACAAGACCCCAGCTCAGGTTGCACTCAGGTTCAACATGCAAAGAGGGGTTGCGGTCATCCCAAAGAGCTTCAGCCCTCATCGTATAAAGGAGAACTTCCAG ATATTCGACTTCTGTCTCTCTGAGGAGGACATGAAGGCCATCGAGGGCTTGAACAAAAATATTCGCTTTGTGGAGCTCCTGAT GTGGTCCGATCACCCTGAGTACCCATTTCATGATGACTACTAA